CCATAACGCCTAAACAGTAGGTTGCATATGCAAAATATGTATTTTTAACAGATGTGTAATTACCTTTTCTAAGTATTAAATCAGCTATAAATCCACAAATTGTAAATGATATAATTGGTACCCCGGTGTGGCCGGTTCCAAAGAATATTAATCCTATAAGTAATGATAATATAGTAACCATTCCAAATTTATTAGCTTTAGTTAAGAATAGCATAAATGGTATTCCACAGATTATTGATAGTATTACTGGTAATCCAAACATTAATATTGGGATATATCCAAGCATTCCGAAAGTAAACATTACAATAAACAATATTACTGTGAATATTGCGATTGTAATTAAATCACTTATTCCTATTTTTTCGTCCATATAATTGTCTCCTAATTTATTTATTTGAATTAATATTTTTAATTCATTTTTAGGTATGGCTAAATTTTTATATAAAGTTATCTATTTTATTTTAAAAATTGTTATTATTGTATTGAAGGGTTTTTGAGTTAAATAAAAGAAAATGTTGTTAAAAAAATATATATAATGAGACTGTCCAATAATTATTTTGAAATTTTTTTCTTTTTTATTTTTCTTAT
The Methanobrevibacter oralis DNA segment above includes these coding regions:
- a CDS encoding MptD family putative ECF transporter S component; amino-acid sequence: MDEKIGISDLITIAIFTVILFIVMFTFGMLGYIPILMFGLPVILSIICGIPFMLFLTKANKFGMVTILSLLIGLIFFGTGHTGVPIISFTICGFIADLILRKGNYTSVKNTYFAYATYCLGVMGNMIPMFIMKDYYFSMMSSQMGKEYTDIVMLYVTNESFFVLLIATFIAGLIGAYIGRLLLKKHFEKAGIV